In Equus przewalskii isolate Varuska chromosome 15, EquPr2, whole genome shotgun sequence, a single genomic region encodes these proteins:
- the XIRP1 gene encoding xin actin-binding repeat-containing protein 1 isoform X2, whose amino-acid sequence MAKAQTQAAPTSTIPMATAEDLPLPPPPALEDLPPPPPKESFSKFHQQRQASELRRLYKHIHPELRKNLAEAVAEDLAEVLGSEEPTEGDVQCMRWIFENWRLDAIGDHEKPPAREPVPGGNVQATSRKFEEGSFANSIDQEPAGPRPSGGDVRAARWLFETKPLDELTGQTGAPEATVREPAASGDVRGTRMLFETRPLDRLGSCPSIQEQSPLELRSEIQELKGDVKKTVKLFQTKPLCAIQDAEGAIHEVKAACREEIQSNAVRTARWLFETQPLDAINRDPSQVRVIRGISLEEGVQPDVSAARWIFETQPLDAIREILVDEKDFQPSPDLIPPGPDVQHQRHLFETRALDTLKGEEEAGTEVPPKEEVVPGDVRSTLWLFETKPLDTPRDKVQVGHLQRVGPRKGEGLMYEHPSSDGSSALSLSQSAPQRDGVKGDVKTFKNLFETLPLDSIGQGEPLAHGSVNRAEGTDSAGQSQDIGSPVYAMQDGKGHLHALTSVSREQVVGGDVKGYRWMFETQPLDQLGRNPSTVDVVRGITRQEVVAGDVGTARWLFETQPLEVIHQREQQERQEEEGKSQAGPEPDAPLKGDVQTIRWLFETCPMSELAEKQGSEVTDPTTKAKERSCTWMFTPQALDRPEGSREKHLQVSQVQDGERQTDRHVFETEPLQTSGRPCGKGPVRYCSRVEIPSGQVSRQKEVFQALEAGKREDQGSRVIPEPIPEGSVHKFTWLFENCPMGSLAAESIRGDNLQEEQPVGISDNGVLERQKTIAEGTLWTLHATPGILHHGGILMEARGPGELCLAKYMLPSPGQGGPYIRKEELVSGELPRIVRQMLRRPDVDQQGLLVQEDPTGQLRLKPLRLPAPGSGGNVEDMDPEFQQLLACGLGTSVARTGVVMQETDQGLVSLTAYSLQPRLTSRAPERSSVQLLASCIDKGDLSGLHSLRWEPPADSSPVPTSEGAQKLPLTESIIHVPPLDPSMGMGHLRGPGATSCPPRAIGKAVPPAGEEKQEDICSGQKGKAALRQSGATSTAPGPRIPDLQASRQSLRMATAEAQSLQQQVLNKHKQGPTPGSTSTPFQDGLWQAPAVATVEAQGNTRPMAGGDPRIPAAPRKLL is encoded by the exons ATGGCCAAAGCCCAGACACAGGCAGCTCCCACATCAACCATCCCCATGGCAACTGCAGAGgacctgcccctccctccacccccagccctggaggaTCTGCCACCGCCACCCCCCAAGGAGTCCTTCTCCAAGTTCCACCAGCAGCGGCAAGCAAGTGAGCTCCGCCGCCTCTATAAGCACATCCATCCTGAGCTCCGCAAGAATCTGGCCGAGGCTGTGGCTGAAGACCTGGCTGAGGTCCTGGGTTCTGAGGAGCCCACTGAGGGTGATGTCCAGTGCATGCGCTGGATCTTTGAGAATTGGCGGCTGGACGCCATTGGGGACCATGAAAAGCCACCTGCCAGGGAGCCTGTGCCCGGTGGCAATGTCCAGGCCACCTCCAGAAAGTTTGAGGAAGGCTCCTTTGCCAACAGCATAGACCAGGAGCCAGCCGGACCTCGGCCATCTGGAGGGGATGTTCGCGCAGCCCGCTGGCTGTTTGAGACAAAGCCACTGGATGAACTGACAGGCCAGACTGGGGCACCGGAGGCTACCGTGAGGGAGCCTGCAGCCAGTGGAGATGTCCGGGGTACCAGGATGCTCTTTGAGACACGGCCGCTGGACCGCCTGGGTTCCTGCCCCTCCATCCAGGAGCAGAGCCCCTTGGAGCTGCGCTCAGAGATCCAGGAGCTGAAGGGCGATGTGAAGAAGACAGTGAAGTTGTTCCAAACCAAGCCGCTGTGTGCTATTCAGGACGCAGAGGGCGCAATCCACGAGGTCAAAGCTGCATGCCGGGAGGAGATCCAAAGCAATGCAGTGAGGACCGCTCGCTGGCTCTTCGAGACCCAACCTCTGGATGCCATCAACCGGGACCCCAGCCAGGTGCGGGTGATCCGGGGGATCTCCCTGGAGGAGGGTGTCCAGCCCGATGTCAGTGCAGCTCGCTGGATCTTTGAGACACAACCTCTGGATGCCATCCGGGAGATCTTGGTGGATGAGAAGGACTTCCAGCCATCTCCAGACCTCATCCCTCCCGGTCCAGATGTTCAGCATCAGCGGCATCTGTTTGAGACCCGAGCACTAGACACTctaaagggagaagaggaggctggAACAGAGGTCCCACCCAAAGAGGAAGTGGTCCCTGGAGACGTCCGCTCCACCCTGTGGCTATTTGAGACAAAGCCTCTGGACACTCCCAGAGACAAGGTCCAAGTGGGTCACCTGCAGCGGGTGGGTCCCCGGAAGGGTGAGGGGCTCATGTATGAGCATCCATCCAGTGATGGCTCCTCAGCACTGTCCCTCTCTCAGAGTGCCCCCCAGAGGGATGGGGTGAAGGGGGATGTGAAGACCTTCAAGAACCTTTTTGAGACCCTTCCCCTGGACAGCATTGGGCAGGGTGAGCCTTTGGCCCATGGGAGTGTGAACAGAGCAGAAGGAACGGATTCTGCTGGGCAGTCCCAGGACATAGGGTCCCCAGTGTATGCCATGCAGGATGGAAAAGGCCACCTCCATGCCCTGACCTCTGTCAGCAGAGAGCAGGTAGTTGGAGGTGATGTCAAGGGCTACAGGTGGATGTTTGAGACACAGCCCTTAGACCAACTGGGCCGAAACCCCAGCACTGTCGATGTGGTGCGGGGCATCACTAGGCAGGAGGTGGTGGCCGGAGATGTGGGCACTGCTCGGTGGCTCTTTGAGACCCAGCCCCTAGAGGTGATCCACCAGCGGGAGCAGCAGGAACgacaggaagaagaaggaaagagtcaGGCAGGTCCCGAGCCTGACGCACCCCTAAAAGGCGATGTACAGACCATCCGGTGGTTGTTTGAGACATGCCCAATGAGTGAGTTGGCAGAGAAGCAGGGGTCAGAGGTCACAGATCCCACAACCAAGGCGAAGGAACGGTCCTGCACCTGGATGTTCACACCCCAAGCCCTGGACAGGCCAGAAGGCTCCAGGGAGAAGCACCTGCAGGTCAGCCAGGTACAGGATggggaaagacagacagacagacatgtcTTTGAGACCGAGCCTCTGCAGACCTCAGGCCGTCCCTGCGGAAAAGGGCCTGTACGATACTGCAGCCGCGTGGAGATCCCTTCAGGGCAGGTGTCTCGTCAGAAGGAGGTTTTCCAGGCCCTGGAAGCAGGCAAGAGGGAGGACCAGGGGTCCAGGGTAATCCCTGAGCCCATCCCTGAGGGCTCTGTGCACAAGTTCACCTGGCTCTTTGAGAATTGCCCCATGGGCTCCCTGGCAGCTGAGAGCATCCGAGGGGACAACCTCCAAGAGGAGCAGCCTGTGGGCATCTCAGACAATGGGGTGCTGGAGAGGCAGAAGACTATAGCCGAGGGGACCCTGTGGACTCTGCATGCCACGCCTGGCATCCTGCACCATGGAGGCATCCTCATGGAGGCCCGAGGGCCGGGGGAGCTCTGCCTTGCCAAGTACATGCTCCCAAGCCCAGGGCAGGGGGGCCCCTACATAAGGAAGGAGGAGCTGGTGTCTGGCGAGCTTCCCAGGATTGTCCGCCAAATGCTGCGCCGGCCGGATGTGGACCAGCAGGGGCTGCTGGTGCAGGAGGACCCAACGGGCCAGCTCCGGCTCAAGCCTCTAAGGCTGCCAGCTCCAGGAAGCGGCGGGAATGTCGAAGACATGGACCCTGAGTTCCAGCAGTTGCTGGCTTGTGGCCTGGGGACCTCAGTGGCGAGGACGGGAGTGGTGATGCAGGAGACAGATCAGGGCCTGGTGTCACTGACCGCCTACTCCCTGCAGCCCAGGCTGACCAGCAGGGCCCCTGAGAGGAGCAGTGTGCAGCTGCTGGCCAGCTGCATAGACAAAGGAGACCTGAGCGGCCTGCACAGTCTGCGGTGGGAGCCACCAGCTGACTCAAGTCCAGTGCCAACCAGCGAGGGGGCCCAGAAGCTGCCCCTAACTGAGAGCATCATTCATGTTCCCCCACTGGACCCCAGCATGGGGATGGGGCATCTGAGAGGCCCGGGGGCCACCTCTTGCCCGCCACGGGCCATTGGAAAGGCTGTCCCTCCGGCTGgggaagaaaagcaggaagacATTTGCAGTGGGCAGAAAGGGAAGGCAGCTTTGAGACAGTCAGGAGCCACATCTacagccccagggcccaggaTCCCAGACCTCCAGGCCTCCAGGCAGAGTCTCCGGATGGCAACAGCCGAGGCCCAAAGCCTGCAGCAGCAAGTTCTGAACAAGCACAAGCAGGGCCCCACCCCAGGATCCACCTCCACGCCCTTCCAGGATGGTCTCTGGCAAGCACCAGCCGTGGCCACTGTGGAGGCCCAGGGCAACACTAGGCCGATGGCTGGAGGTGACCCCAGGATCCCAGCAGCCCCCAGAAAG ctgctgtga
- the XIRP1 gene encoding xin actin-binding repeat-containing protein 1 isoform X1: MAKAQTQAAPTSTIPMATAEDLPLPPPPALEDLPPPPPKESFSKFHQQRQASELRRLYKHIHPELRKNLAEAVAEDLAEVLGSEEPTEGDVQCMRWIFENWRLDAIGDHEKPPAREPVPGGNVQATSRKFEEGSFANSIDQEPAGPRPSGGDVRAARWLFETKPLDELTGQTGAPEATVREPAASGDVRGTRMLFETRPLDRLGSCPSIQEQSPLELRSEIQELKGDVKKTVKLFQTKPLCAIQDAEGAIHEVKAACREEIQSNAVRTARWLFETQPLDAINRDPSQVRVIRGISLEEGVQPDVSAARWIFETQPLDAIREILVDEKDFQPSPDLIPPGPDVQHQRHLFETRALDTLKGEEEAGTEVPPKEEVVPGDVRSTLWLFETKPLDTPRDKVQVGHLQRVGPRKGEGLMYEHPSSDGSSALSLSQSAPQRDGVKGDVKTFKNLFETLPLDSIGQGEPLAHGSVNRAEGTDSAGQSQDIGSPVYAMQDGKGHLHALTSVSREQVVGGDVKGYRWMFETQPLDQLGRNPSTVDVVRGITRQEVVAGDVGTARWLFETQPLEVIHQREQQERQEEEGKSQAGPEPDAPLKGDVQTIRWLFETCPMSELAEKQGSEVTDPTTKAKERSCTWMFTPQALDRPEGSREKHLQVSQVQDGERQTDRHVFETEPLQTSGRPCGKGPVRYCSRVEIPSGQVSRQKEVFQALEAGKREDQGSRVIPEPIPEGSVHKFTWLFENCPMGSLAAESIRGDNLQEEQPVGISDNGVLERQKTIAEGTLWTLHATPGILHHGGILMEARGPGELCLAKYMLPSPGQGGPYIRKEELVSGELPRIVRQMLRRPDVDQQGLLVQEDPTGQLRLKPLRLPAPGSGGNVEDMDPEFQQLLACGLGTSVARTGVVMQETDQGLVSLTAYSLQPRLTSRAPERSSVQLLASCIDKGDLSGLHSLRWEPPADSSPVPTSEGAQKLPLTESIIHVPPLDPSMGMGHLRGPGATSCPPRAIGKAVPPAGEEKQEDICSGQKGKAALRQSGATSTAPGPRIPDLQASRQSLRMATAEAQSLQQQVLNKHKQGPTPGSTSTPFQDGLWQAPAVATVEAQGNTRPMAGGDPRIPAAPRKVSGEQKALPRGLPEGWVTIQDGIYTAHPVRTFDPPGGVQPSMREPLPRGKEIALSAQAPSPLLEGPSQSLGPGREEPGDCTQRAWEAPEKVMVGIGPRGLQAAETTLKAAPLAHHTLASGSQAAGASLHSHNASVPPPPPLPAAVTGPDFPAHAHHDEDSIRQASEPLQDTLLHSHNSPAGQRTPGGSRTKTSKLEPTMPPRKKPQLPPKPAHLSQIRPPQRPPKPLALSPGSSKEVGQGEHKQGERDAAILPSAKVPTTAGQGRVPLAGCPGGQSQPGSQHGHSTMATKPTRGQAAGSNTQSPEPPKVSALSSDPTSPQKGPSPPGEKPMDSSQQGAPESPEVLQGSQQELQGLLNQVQALEKEAAGSVDVRALQRLFEAVPQLREASQTPAAPCQPEASVEQAFGELTKVSTEVARLKEQTLARLLDIEEAVHKALSSMSSLQPEVNAKGHSQGHPRDHNAHKVSVTDSSRARPNCSSQEVRGQTAVKSQTKVLCDPEVQSQAKVKNHTEAGGQAASTAPSTRGLETLRDNSDLPRVLRVLRSSRNSPSSPTIISIESATRKLPEAPSLRGSPGVSVKSTHLAQDVGHALLHQKGVQDKAEKKEATQCSGQPETAPASASPLPTGQQKSLLELQTGPGGSHHYGAMRSMTEQCEGVDHCRNTVLSSSTSVTEQAEPPRGPGPHLGLHACPLLRQFLRSPAGLSGGLAEAEMAHVPCSHSQPAAQ; this comes from the coding sequence ATGGCCAAAGCCCAGACACAGGCAGCTCCCACATCAACCATCCCCATGGCAACTGCAGAGgacctgcccctccctccacccccagccctggaggaTCTGCCACCGCCACCCCCCAAGGAGTCCTTCTCCAAGTTCCACCAGCAGCGGCAAGCAAGTGAGCTCCGCCGCCTCTATAAGCACATCCATCCTGAGCTCCGCAAGAATCTGGCCGAGGCTGTGGCTGAAGACCTGGCTGAGGTCCTGGGTTCTGAGGAGCCCACTGAGGGTGATGTCCAGTGCATGCGCTGGATCTTTGAGAATTGGCGGCTGGACGCCATTGGGGACCATGAAAAGCCACCTGCCAGGGAGCCTGTGCCCGGTGGCAATGTCCAGGCCACCTCCAGAAAGTTTGAGGAAGGCTCCTTTGCCAACAGCATAGACCAGGAGCCAGCCGGACCTCGGCCATCTGGAGGGGATGTTCGCGCAGCCCGCTGGCTGTTTGAGACAAAGCCACTGGATGAACTGACAGGCCAGACTGGGGCACCGGAGGCTACCGTGAGGGAGCCTGCAGCCAGTGGAGATGTCCGGGGTACCAGGATGCTCTTTGAGACACGGCCGCTGGACCGCCTGGGTTCCTGCCCCTCCATCCAGGAGCAGAGCCCCTTGGAGCTGCGCTCAGAGATCCAGGAGCTGAAGGGCGATGTGAAGAAGACAGTGAAGTTGTTCCAAACCAAGCCGCTGTGTGCTATTCAGGACGCAGAGGGCGCAATCCACGAGGTCAAAGCTGCATGCCGGGAGGAGATCCAAAGCAATGCAGTGAGGACCGCTCGCTGGCTCTTCGAGACCCAACCTCTGGATGCCATCAACCGGGACCCCAGCCAGGTGCGGGTGATCCGGGGGATCTCCCTGGAGGAGGGTGTCCAGCCCGATGTCAGTGCAGCTCGCTGGATCTTTGAGACACAACCTCTGGATGCCATCCGGGAGATCTTGGTGGATGAGAAGGACTTCCAGCCATCTCCAGACCTCATCCCTCCCGGTCCAGATGTTCAGCATCAGCGGCATCTGTTTGAGACCCGAGCACTAGACACTctaaagggagaagaggaggctggAACAGAGGTCCCACCCAAAGAGGAAGTGGTCCCTGGAGACGTCCGCTCCACCCTGTGGCTATTTGAGACAAAGCCTCTGGACACTCCCAGAGACAAGGTCCAAGTGGGTCACCTGCAGCGGGTGGGTCCCCGGAAGGGTGAGGGGCTCATGTATGAGCATCCATCCAGTGATGGCTCCTCAGCACTGTCCCTCTCTCAGAGTGCCCCCCAGAGGGATGGGGTGAAGGGGGATGTGAAGACCTTCAAGAACCTTTTTGAGACCCTTCCCCTGGACAGCATTGGGCAGGGTGAGCCTTTGGCCCATGGGAGTGTGAACAGAGCAGAAGGAACGGATTCTGCTGGGCAGTCCCAGGACATAGGGTCCCCAGTGTATGCCATGCAGGATGGAAAAGGCCACCTCCATGCCCTGACCTCTGTCAGCAGAGAGCAGGTAGTTGGAGGTGATGTCAAGGGCTACAGGTGGATGTTTGAGACACAGCCCTTAGACCAACTGGGCCGAAACCCCAGCACTGTCGATGTGGTGCGGGGCATCACTAGGCAGGAGGTGGTGGCCGGAGATGTGGGCACTGCTCGGTGGCTCTTTGAGACCCAGCCCCTAGAGGTGATCCACCAGCGGGAGCAGCAGGAACgacaggaagaagaaggaaagagtcaGGCAGGTCCCGAGCCTGACGCACCCCTAAAAGGCGATGTACAGACCATCCGGTGGTTGTTTGAGACATGCCCAATGAGTGAGTTGGCAGAGAAGCAGGGGTCAGAGGTCACAGATCCCACAACCAAGGCGAAGGAACGGTCCTGCACCTGGATGTTCACACCCCAAGCCCTGGACAGGCCAGAAGGCTCCAGGGAGAAGCACCTGCAGGTCAGCCAGGTACAGGATggggaaagacagacagacagacatgtcTTTGAGACCGAGCCTCTGCAGACCTCAGGCCGTCCCTGCGGAAAAGGGCCTGTACGATACTGCAGCCGCGTGGAGATCCCTTCAGGGCAGGTGTCTCGTCAGAAGGAGGTTTTCCAGGCCCTGGAAGCAGGCAAGAGGGAGGACCAGGGGTCCAGGGTAATCCCTGAGCCCATCCCTGAGGGCTCTGTGCACAAGTTCACCTGGCTCTTTGAGAATTGCCCCATGGGCTCCCTGGCAGCTGAGAGCATCCGAGGGGACAACCTCCAAGAGGAGCAGCCTGTGGGCATCTCAGACAATGGGGTGCTGGAGAGGCAGAAGACTATAGCCGAGGGGACCCTGTGGACTCTGCATGCCACGCCTGGCATCCTGCACCATGGAGGCATCCTCATGGAGGCCCGAGGGCCGGGGGAGCTCTGCCTTGCCAAGTACATGCTCCCAAGCCCAGGGCAGGGGGGCCCCTACATAAGGAAGGAGGAGCTGGTGTCTGGCGAGCTTCCCAGGATTGTCCGCCAAATGCTGCGCCGGCCGGATGTGGACCAGCAGGGGCTGCTGGTGCAGGAGGACCCAACGGGCCAGCTCCGGCTCAAGCCTCTAAGGCTGCCAGCTCCAGGAAGCGGCGGGAATGTCGAAGACATGGACCCTGAGTTCCAGCAGTTGCTGGCTTGTGGCCTGGGGACCTCAGTGGCGAGGACGGGAGTGGTGATGCAGGAGACAGATCAGGGCCTGGTGTCACTGACCGCCTACTCCCTGCAGCCCAGGCTGACCAGCAGGGCCCCTGAGAGGAGCAGTGTGCAGCTGCTGGCCAGCTGCATAGACAAAGGAGACCTGAGCGGCCTGCACAGTCTGCGGTGGGAGCCACCAGCTGACTCAAGTCCAGTGCCAACCAGCGAGGGGGCCCAGAAGCTGCCCCTAACTGAGAGCATCATTCATGTTCCCCCACTGGACCCCAGCATGGGGATGGGGCATCTGAGAGGCCCGGGGGCCACCTCTTGCCCGCCACGGGCCATTGGAAAGGCTGTCCCTCCGGCTGgggaagaaaagcaggaagacATTTGCAGTGGGCAGAAAGGGAAGGCAGCTTTGAGACAGTCAGGAGCCACATCTacagccccagggcccaggaTCCCAGACCTCCAGGCCTCCAGGCAGAGTCTCCGGATGGCAACAGCCGAGGCCCAAAGCCTGCAGCAGCAAGTTCTGAACAAGCACAAGCAGGGCCCCACCCCAGGATCCACCTCCACGCCCTTCCAGGATGGTCTCTGGCAAGCACCAGCCGTGGCCACTGTGGAGGCCCAGGGCAACACTAGGCCGATGGCTGGAGGTGACCCCAGGATCCCAGCAGCCCCCAGAAAGGTCAGTGGGGAACAGAAAGCACTGCCCAGAGGGCTGCCTGAGGGGTGGGTGACTATTCAGGATGGCATCTACACTGCTCACCCTGTGAGGACCTTTGACCCACCTGGGGGTGTCCAGCCTTCTATGAGGGAGCCCCTGCCAAGAGGCAAGGAGATTGCCCTCTCggcccaggctcccagcccaCTCCTGGAAGGCCCAAGTCAGAGTCTTGGGCCAGGGCGGGAGGAGCCTGGGGACTGCACACAGAGGGCCTGGGAGGCTCCAGAGAAGGTGATGGTAGGAATCGGCCCAAGGGGCCTCCAAGCTGCAGAGACCACCCTGAAGGCTGCCCCTTTAGCCCACCACACTCTGGCCTCTGGGTCTCAGGCTGCAGGTGCCAGCCTGCACTCCCATAATgcctctgttcctcctcctcctcctctcccagctgctgtgaCAGGACCTGACTTCCCAGCCCACGCCCACCATGATGAGGACTCCATCCGGCAGGCCTCCGAGCCCCTGCAGGACACCCTTCTCCACTCCCACAACAGCCCTGCTGGCCAGAGAACCCCTGGGGGATCACGGACAAAAACCTCAAAACTGGAGCCCACCATGCCCCCAAGGAAGAAGCCCCAGCTGCCCCCTAAACCGGCACACCTAAGCCAGATCCGCCCTCCTCAGAGACCACCCAAGCCCTTGGCTCTGTCTCCTGGCTCTTCCAAGGAGGTGGGGCAAGGAGAACACAAACAAGGTGAGAGAGATGCAGCCATCCTTCCGTCAGCCAAGGTCCCCACCACTGCAGGCCAGGGCCGTGTACCTCTGGCTGGATGCCCTGGTGGACAGAGCCAGCCCGGCTCCCAACATGGCCACAGTACCATGGCCACCAAGCCCACAAGGGGTCAGGCTGCTGGCAGCAATACCCAAAGCCCTGAGCCTCCCAAGGTCTCAGCTCTCAGCAGTGACCCCACCTCACCACAGAAGGGCCCCAGCCCCCCAGGAGAAAAGCCCATGGACAGTTCCCAGCAAGGGGCCCCTGAGAGCCCTGAGGTTCTGCAGGGAAGCCAGCAAGAGCTCCAGGGTCTCCTGAACCAGGTACAAGCCCTGGAGAAGGAGGCCGCAGGCAGTGTGGACGTGCGGGCGCTGCAGAGGCTCTTTGAGGCTGTGCCCCAGCTGAGAGAGGCCTCTCAGACTCCTGCTGCCCCCTGCCAGCCCGAGGCCTCGGTGGAGCAGGCCTTTGGGGAGCTGACAAAGGTCAGCACGGAAGTGGCCCGGCTGAAGGAACAGACCCTGGCCAGGCTGCTGGACATCGAGGAGGCTGTGCACAAGGCCCTCAGCTCCATGTCTAGCCTCCAGCCTGAGGTTAATGCCAAGGGCCATTCCCAAGGACACCCAAGGGACCACAATGCCCACAAGGTCAGTGTCACGGACAGCAGTAGAGCCAGGCCCAATTGCTCAAGCCAAGAGGTCAGGGGTCAAACTGCAGTCAAGAGCCAAACCAAGGTTTTGTGCGACCCTGAGGTCCAGAGTCAAGCCAAGGTTAAAAATCACACAGAGGCCGGAGGTCAAGCAGCCTCAACTGCCCCTTCCACCAGGGGGCTGGAGACACTGAGAGATAATTCAGACCTCCCTCGAGTCTTGCGAGTCTTGCGTTCCAGCCGGAATTCACCCTCCTCCCCAACCATCATCTCCATTGAGTCAGCCACAAGGAAGCTGCCGGAGGCTCCCAGCCTGAGGGGCAGCCCTGGTGTCTCAGTGAAAAGCACACACCTGGCCCAGGATGTGGGCCACGCCCTGCTCCACCAGAAGGGCGTCCAGGACAAGGCCGAGAAAAAGGAGGCCACCCAGTGCTCTGGACAGCCTGAAACTGCCCCTGCCTCagccagccccctgcccaccGGGCAGCAGAAGAGCCTTCTGGAGCTGCAGACTGGTCCGGGTGGCTCTCACCACTATGGAGCCATGAGAAGCATGACCGAGCAGTGCGAGGGAGTGGACCATTGCAGGAACAcagtcctctcctcctccacctcggTCACGGAGCAGGCAGAGCCGCCCAGGGGCCCGGGCCCCCACCTCGGGCTCCACGCCTGCCCCTTGTTGCGACAGTTCCTGCGCAGCCCAGCCGGGCTCAGCGGGGGCCTGGCAGAAGCTGAGATGGCGCATGTGCCCTGCAGCCACTCCCAGCCAGCCGCCCAATGa